A genomic region of Candidatus Marimicrobium litorale contains the following coding sequences:
- a CDS encoding TIGR03087 family PEP-CTERM/XrtA system glycosyltransferase produces MKKLLYLVHRLPYPPNKGDKISSNNMLNYFSARWRVHLGTFVDDPEDWQYVDLVSSKCEDCCIVNLPGWRRLTGSFSGLVTGQALSLSYYGNRELQDWVRTTIEHECPDAVLVFSGVMGRFVRDLLPAHVPVIFDAEDVDSEKWRSYGDSARWPLSWLYRREADKLLAYERKMAASTSVTLFVSEEEADLFKTLAPESADKTHFRTQGVDSVYFDPSVELDNPYEEGQRVLVFTGAMDYRPNIEAVTWFCDNVFNTIREKEPSFLFCIVGMKPTDEVRQLDNIPGVRVTGGVPDVRPYLSHALAACLPLQLARGIQNKALEAMAMSLPVLATDDALVGIIDHPGVLSHVANSADEMSRLALTILSRPRQANTAGRACVQEHYNWDTNLKRMESFLLREEDVH; encoded by the coding sequence ATGAAAAAATTGCTCTATCTCGTTCATCGTTTGCCCTATCCCCCTAATAAGGGCGACAAGATTTCTTCCAATAATATGCTCAATTATTTTTCCGCCCGTTGGCGCGTACACCTGGGCACTTTCGTGGATGATCCCGAAGACTGGCAATATGTTGATTTAGTGAGCAGTAAATGCGAGGACTGCTGTATCGTCAATTTGCCCGGCTGGCGTCGACTCACCGGCAGTTTTTCTGGTCTGGTCACCGGTCAGGCTCTCAGCCTCAGTTACTACGGCAATCGCGAGTTACAAGACTGGGTGCGGACAACCATAGAGCATGAGTGTCCGGACGCGGTGCTTGTATTCAGTGGTGTAATGGGACGTTTTGTTCGCGACTTATTGCCAGCTCATGTGCCGGTGATATTCGATGCCGAGGATGTGGATAGCGAAAAGTGGCGTAGTTATGGCGATTCCGCGCGCTGGCCGCTGTCATGGTTATACCGGCGTGAGGCGGATAAACTCCTTGCCTACGAGCGAAAAATGGCTGCTTCGACCAGTGTCACCCTGTTTGTATCGGAAGAGGAGGCAGACTTGTTTAAAACTCTCGCACCCGAGAGTGCGGACAAGACCCATTTCCGTACGCAGGGGGTAGATAGTGTTTACTTTGACCCTTCGGTTGAGCTGGATAATCCCTATGAGGAAGGGCAAAGGGTGCTGGTGTTTACTGGAGCCATGGACTATCGGCCCAATATCGAGGCTGTTACGTGGTTCTGTGACAATGTGTTCAACACTATTCGAGAGAAGGAGCCGAGCTTTCTATTTTGTATTGTCGGCATGAAGCCCACAGACGAGGTTCGACAACTGGATAATATCCCTGGCGTACGAGTGACCGGCGGCGTGCCGGATGTGCGTCCCTATCTCAGTCACGCGCTGGCAGCCTGTCTGCCCTTGCAGCTGGCACGAGGGATACAGAATAAGGCGCTGGAGGCGATGGCCATGTCACTGCCCGTTCTGGCGACAGACGATGCACTGGTGGGTATTATCGATCACCCGGGGGTGCTGTCCCATGTGGCTAACAGCGCAGACGAAATGTCGCGGCTTGCCCTGACTATTTTGTCGAGGCCACGGCAGGCCAATACGGCAGGTAGGGCCTGCGTGCAGGAACACTATAACTGGGATACGAACCTGAAGCGGATGGAGTCATTTCTGCTCAGGGAGGAAGACGTTCACTGA
- a CDS encoding CaiB/BaiF CoA transferase family protein → MKPLRNVVILDLSKVFAGPFCSQQLSDLGAKVIKIEPIDTGDDTRTWEPKREGQSSPFLAFNRNKRSLAVDIKSPEGLDIIHTLTKQADVVIQSFKASTAKKLQIDYNSLSALNEKLIYCEITGYGSGGPLSDLPGYDVMLQAFAGIISTIGEPDGPHTRVSYAAVDLGTGMFGASSILAALLERSQSGNGVHVELSLLDTAISLMSYLAQNYLTTGEPPRKTGWANTAIVPYQAFRAADGDIMVGVGNDSQWQQMCRAFNREEWINDPRLKTNADRVRNYFVTAELVQEELFKESISCWLERLGNAGIPCAPIYSFDETVAHPHTVARGQIVNTNHPTLGDLPLVGFPAMFNNEPRSVESPPPLHGQHSIEILEEAGYSTGAIMELIERNLVYQGDSAS, encoded by the coding sequence TTGAAGCCACTACGCAACGTTGTCATTCTTGACTTGAGCAAGGTATTTGCCGGGCCGTTTTGCTCGCAACAACTTTCCGACCTTGGCGCAAAAGTAATCAAGATAGAGCCAATAGACACCGGGGACGATACACGCACATGGGAACCAAAACGAGAAGGACAATCCTCTCCTTTTCTTGCTTTTAACCGTAATAAACGCAGTCTTGCCGTAGACATCAAATCTCCCGAGGGACTTGATATCATTCACACGCTGACTAAACAGGCTGACGTGGTCATACAGAGTTTTAAGGCTTCCACTGCGAAAAAACTACAGATTGATTACAACTCCTTGTCTGCTCTTAATGAAAAACTTATCTACTGTGAGATAACAGGTTACGGCAGCGGCGGGCCACTGTCGGACTTACCCGGCTACGACGTAATGTTGCAGGCCTTTGCCGGAATCATCTCTACTATTGGAGAGCCGGATGGCCCACACACACGCGTCAGTTATGCCGCGGTTGATCTCGGAACAGGGATGTTTGGCGCAAGTAGTATTCTGGCCGCACTGTTGGAACGCTCACAGTCAGGCAACGGCGTGCACGTGGAACTGTCACTGCTTGATACCGCCATTTCACTGATGTCTTATCTGGCCCAGAATTATCTTACGACGGGTGAACCACCCCGCAAAACCGGCTGGGCAAACACCGCTATAGTGCCCTACCAAGCTTTTCGAGCAGCCGATGGTGACATCATGGTAGGCGTTGGCAATGACTCGCAATGGCAGCAAATGTGCCGCGCGTTCAATCGAGAGGAGTGGATTAACGACCCCAGGCTTAAAACCAATGCCGATCGGGTTAGGAACTATTTCGTTACCGCAGAATTGGTCCAGGAAGAGTTATTTAAAGAAAGTATTAGCTGCTGGCTCGAACGACTGGGCAATGCGGGCATTCCCTGCGCCCCCATTTACAGTTTCGATGAAACCGTCGCCCACCCGCATACTGTGGCCAGGGGCCAGATCGTCAACACGAATCACCCCACATTGGGTGACCTTCCGCTGGTGGGCTTCCCGGCAATGTTCAACAACGAGCCGCGATCCGTAGAGTCTCCGCCCCCACTGCATGGGCAACACAGTATCGAAATACTGGAAGAAGCCGGCTATAGCACAGGCGCTATTATGGAGCTCATCGAACGCAATCTCGTCTACCAAGGCGACAGCGCCTCATGA
- a CDS encoding enoyl-CoA hydratase/isomerase family protein translates to MNSVTYRVDGDLAHIVMNRDPVNALSIEFLDDILSALTAAGDDDAVRAIIVSSAIPDRFSAGLDIEILLGKSSDEIRHFLDRLYVQLWDVQCGLGKPSIAAVGGAARGGGMTLAISCDLILAAESATFGYPEIDLGLLPAIHLSHLPRLIGRPRAFELLFSGRTFSAIEAERIGLVNRCTVDSGLLRSAAEMAAVFASKPPNAIRAARTALVRASDRGYRDDIAKAVDDFCTTATSVSTQKRLRSFLENRQSR, encoded by the coding sequence ATGAACTCTGTCACATACCGGGTCGACGGTGATCTTGCCCATATTGTCATGAACCGAGACCCGGTTAACGCACTTAGTATAGAGTTCCTGGATGATATTCTTTCAGCACTCACTGCCGCTGGCGACGATGATGCGGTGCGCGCGATTATCGTCAGTAGCGCCATACCTGATCGCTTTTCCGCGGGCCTGGATATCGAAATACTGCTAGGCAAATCCAGTGACGAAATAAGACATTTCCTGGATCGCCTGTACGTGCAGCTATGGGACGTGCAATGTGGCCTGGGCAAACCTTCTATCGCGGCAGTGGGAGGCGCGGCGCGGGGCGGGGGAATGACTCTGGCGATTTCTTGTGACCTCATTCTCGCCGCAGAAAGTGCAACCTTCGGCTACCCTGAGATTGATCTTGGCTTACTGCCGGCAATTCACCTGTCACACTTACCTCGACTGATTGGCCGGCCACGGGCGTTTGAGTTGCTTTTTTCCGGACGGACATTTTCTGCTATAGAAGCGGAGCGCATCGGTCTCGTCAATCGATGCACAGTCGATTCGGGTTTACTGCGCAGCGCTGCAGAGATGGCTGCAGTATTTGCCAGTAAACCGCCCAACGCGATTCGCGCAGCACGCACAGCACTGGTTCGAGCAAGTGATAGGGGCTATCGCGACGACATAGCTAAGGCGGTCGATGATTTTTGCACCACCGCGACATCTGTGTCCACGCAAAAACGGCTCAGGAGCTTTCTTGAAAACCGCCAATCGAGGTAG
- a CDS encoding glycosyltransferase: protein MRRSILVFSSLFPSAAAPGNGLFVRERMFRVADNAHVDMVVVSPTPWFPGQGIIRRFKKDYRPQPRVMDIQHGITVHSPRFLAFPGILRNLDAVMMYLFCIGLVRKLVREHGIEIIDSHFTYPDGLAATWLARKFGLKSIITLRGTEVPHARIPGRVSKLLQAWRQADRVFSVSDSLRQHAISLGAQPDKFRVVGNGIDTEKFQALDPADARERLGIARDARVLVTVGGLVERKGFHRVVECLPALIKEYPNLVYLLVGGANAEGDYSEHIRALAETLEVSHHLVFLGALEPSELSGPLSAADIFVLASSNEGWANVILESMACGTPVIATDVGGNAEVVNSSKLGSIVPFGDRQALTDSLLDSLRLEWPVAPLTQYALQNHWDTRIEIIIDEYSRLCSD, encoded by the coding sequence ATGAGACGCAGCATTCTCGTATTCAGTTCCCTTTTCCCCAGCGCAGCAGCTCCGGGAAACGGTTTGTTTGTGCGCGAGCGTATGTTCAGAGTGGCTGATAATGCGCATGTGGACATGGTAGTGGTGTCTCCCACCCCCTGGTTTCCTGGGCAGGGTATCATTCGCAGGTTCAAGAAGGACTATCGACCCCAACCGCGTGTGATGGATATACAGCATGGTATTACGGTGCACTCCCCGCGTTTTTTGGCTTTTCCTGGGATATTGAGAAACCTCGACGCGGTTATGATGTACCTGTTCTGTATTGGCCTGGTCCGGAAGCTGGTGCGGGAACACGGTATCGAGATTATCGATAGCCATTTCACCTATCCGGACGGCCTTGCCGCGACCTGGTTAGCTCGTAAATTCGGTCTCAAATCGATTATCACCCTGCGTGGAACAGAAGTGCCCCACGCCAGAATTCCTGGCCGCGTCAGTAAATTATTGCAAGCCTGGCGACAGGCAGACCGTGTGTTTTCCGTATCAGATTCCCTGCGCCAGCACGCGATTTCGTTGGGCGCCCAGCCTGATAAATTTCGAGTGGTGGGCAATGGTATCGATACGGAAAAATTTCAGGCCCTGGACCCGGCTGATGCCCGAGAACGTCTTGGCATTGCCCGGGATGCCCGGGTGTTGGTGACAGTGGGTGGATTGGTGGAGCGCAAGGGCTTTCACCGAGTGGTGGAGTGTTTGCCCGCACTCATAAAAGAGTACCCTAATCTGGTCTATCTGTTGGTTGGCGGGGCCAATGCGGAGGGCGACTATTCAGAACATATTCGGGCGCTCGCGGAAACGCTGGAGGTGTCACACCACCTTGTGTTTCTGGGTGCACTGGAACCGTCAGAGCTGAGCGGACCCTTGTCAGCCGCGGATATCTTTGTGCTCGCCTCGAGCAATGAAGGCTGGGCCAATGTAATTCTGGAATCAATGGCCTGCGGTACTCCGGTGATCGCAACCGATGTGGGGGGCAACGCCGAAGTGGTCAATTCATCGAAATTGGGTAGCATCGTGCCATTTGGCGACAGACAGGCACTTACTGATTCATTGCTGGATAGTCTGCGTCTGGAGTGGCCGGTGGCGCCGCTAACGCAATATGCCCTGCAGAACCATTGGGACACCCGTATCGAGATAATTATCGACGAATACAGTCGACTCTGTAGCGACTAA
- the mscL gene encoding large conductance mechanosensitive channel protein MscL — protein MLEEFKKFAMRGNVVDMAVGIIIGGAFGTIVKSLVADVIMPPIGLLLGGVDFTDFFITLKDGATAGPYETLVGAQEAGAVFISYGVFINAVISFLIVAFAVFLLIKSINKMQAEEEEAPEDPTEKECPHCFTSISLKATRCPNCTSELTSA, from the coding sequence ATGCTCGAAGAATTCAAGAAGTTCGCAATGCGGGGTAATGTTGTCGACATGGCAGTCGGTATCATCATCGGTGGAGCATTTGGCACGATCGTCAAGAGTCTCGTCGCCGATGTGATTATGCCGCCCATCGGCTTACTGCTCGGAGGAGTCGACTTCACCGACTTTTTCATCACCTTGAAAGATGGAGCGACTGCCGGACCTTACGAAACACTGGTCGGCGCGCAAGAAGCGGGCGCAGTATTTATTAGTTACGGCGTGTTCATCAACGCAGTTATCAGTTTTTTAATCGTTGCATTCGCCGTTTTCCTTCTCATAAAAAGCATCAATAAGATGCAAGCTGAAGAGGAAGAGGCACCCGAAGATCCGACCGAAAAGGAGTGTCCCCATTGCTTTACCAGCATCTCCCTCAAGGCCACACGATGCCCAAACTGCACCTCTGAGTTAACAAGCGCCTGA
- the gmhA gene encoding D-sedoheptulose 7-phosphate isomerase, protein MDSPDLRYVVEEFQSSVAVKQRILEDSAFTEQVLHMGQLLIERYRGGNKLLIGGNGGSAADAQHIAAEFVSRFNFDRPGLPALALTTDTSILTAVGNDYGYDQLFRRQLEANGVAGDVFLGISTSGNSPNILQALEAAAEKGVTTFGMTGESGGAMRELCDYCLCVPSAETPRIQEVHILIGHTLCAMVELALFADLQPQ, encoded by the coding sequence ATGGACAGTCCCGACCTGAGATACGTTGTCGAAGAATTTCAGTCTTCTGTTGCCGTCAAGCAGCGCATACTGGAGGATTCTGCGTTTACCGAGCAGGTCTTACATATGGGGCAGTTGCTAATCGAGCGCTACAGGGGCGGTAATAAATTACTGATCGGCGGCAACGGCGGAAGTGCTGCGGACGCACAGCATATCGCCGCCGAATTCGTAAGCCGTTTCAATTTCGATCGCCCGGGCTTGCCCGCACTGGCACTGACCACCGATACGTCCATACTCACGGCGGTGGGCAACGACTATGGATATGACCAATTGTTCCGTCGCCAGCTGGAGGCGAATGGGGTAGCGGGAGATGTCTTTCTGGGCATTTCGACCTCAGGCAATAGCCCCAATATTCTGCAGGCCCTGGAAGCAGCTGCTGAAAAGGGGGTTACCACGTTCGGGATGACAGGCGAGTCGGGTGGTGCCATGCGCGAGCTTTGCGATTATTGCCTGTGTGTGCCCAGTGCCGAGACTCCGCGGATACAGGAGGTCCATATCCTGATTGGGCATACGCTGTGTGCCATGGTCGAGTTAGCACTGTTTGCTGATCTGCAGCCTCAATAG
- a CDS encoding YidB family protein: MDVLQLGVQLMSEKLGTQIDADTASTALSSLLGDGQGGLELAAIAGQMASSGDFGDILGSWLGDGANSPISAESVQTLLGSEQLSAFASQIGIDPGSAAAGLAELLPQLVDKSSAGGSLLEAAGGVDGLLGAAKSFLR, encoded by the coding sequence ATGGATGTACTTCAACTCGGTGTTCAACTGATGTCAGAAAAATTGGGCACGCAAATAGATGCGGATACCGCATCGACTGCGCTTTCCAGTCTTTTGGGTGATGGCCAGGGCGGCCTTGAGCTGGCCGCAATCGCTGGTCAGATGGCTTCTTCGGGCGACTTTGGTGACATTCTGGGTTCCTGGCTGGGAGACGGCGCAAATTCACCGATCTCGGCAGAAAGCGTGCAGACTCTTCTTGGCAGTGAGCAGCTTTCAGCTTTTGCTTCCCAGATTGGCATAGACCCCGGTTCGGCCGCCGCTGGTCTGGCTGAACTGCTGCCCCAACTCGTCGATAAATCGAGCGCTGGCGGCAGCCTTCTGGAGGCAGCAGGCGGCGTCGACGGACTGCTGGGCGCTGCGAAATCTTTCTTGCGTTAA
- a CDS encoding class I SAM-dependent methyltransferase, whose protein sequence is MSALVNFLKKLYHTLPEPPGSYYAFRNAAVNPYEMLPENPIIFDIGSKDARGDYSFGLPPAGAKVICVDIEAGPGVDLVADAHNMTEVEDNSVDCVVTISTLEHVRYPQKVVAEIHRILKPGGIVYINVPFMFPFHADPDDYYRFSHRGIDILCEAFERLDSGFDRGPASSMHHLSVHFFAILFSFNSKTLYGINVDLFKWLFFWVKYLDKIIGNYKMAYVIHTGSYFVGRKQAS, encoded by the coding sequence ATGTCAGCTTTGGTCAATTTTCTCAAAAAGCTTTATCACACGCTGCCAGAGCCGCCGGGCAGCTACTACGCGTTTCGGAATGCAGCCGTGAACCCCTACGAAATGCTGCCTGAGAACCCAATTATTTTCGATATCGGCTCCAAGGACGCGCGAGGCGACTATTCCTTCGGCCTACCTCCGGCGGGGGCCAAGGTCATCTGCGTCGATATCGAGGCCGGACCCGGAGTAGACCTTGTCGCCGACGCCCATAATATGACCGAGGTCGAAGATAATAGTGTCGACTGCGTCGTGACTATCAGCACTCTGGAACACGTGCGCTACCCTCAAAAAGTAGTGGCAGAGATACACCGAATACTAAAACCAGGCGGCATCGTTTATATCAACGTTCCGTTTATGTTCCCGTTCCACGCCGACCCCGACGACTATTATCGTTTCTCGCACCGAGGTATAGACATCCTTTGCGAGGCATTTGAACGCCTCGATAGCGGCTTCGATCGCGGGCCCGCGTCTAGCATGCACCACTTATCGGTGCATTTTTTCGCTATCCTGTTTTCTTTCAACAGTAAAACTCTCTACGGTATCAATGTCGATTTGTTCAAGTGGCTATTTTTCTGGGTGAAGTACCTGGACAAGATTATCGGCAACTACAAAATGGCCTACGTCATTCATACCGGAAGCTATTTTGTAGGCCGCAAGCAAGCGTCCTGA
- a CDS encoding GHMP kinase: MLIRSKAPLRLGLAGGGSDVAPYCDLYGGAVLNASISLSSFCTIEPTKDDAVSFVAKDRGEVFNAPSAQVYDYDGVLDLHKGVYNRVVRDFNHGEPLSLNITTWSDAPAGSGLGSSSTMVVAILTAFAELLRLPLGEYDLAHLAFEIEREDIGLRGGAQDQYAATFGGVNFMEFHERNRVIVNPLRVKQWILSELEASSVLYYTGVSRSSDMIIAQQIESYKSGTGKSVEAVHQLKRDAVAMKEALLRGNIRRFGEILGSSWETKRNVADQISNPEIEEIMTAAREAGAWAGKVSGAGGGGYIVFIVDPVDRVQLVGALNELGGDVVSFRFEPHGASAWTVPT, encoded by the coding sequence ATGTTGATTCGTTCCAAGGCACCATTGCGATTGGGTCTCGCTGGCGGGGGCAGCGATGTTGCACCCTACTGTGATCTATACGGTGGAGCGGTGCTCAACGCATCTATCAGTCTGAGTTCATTTTGTACCATAGAGCCAACGAAGGACGACGCTGTAAGCTTTGTTGCAAAGGATCGGGGCGAGGTGTTCAATGCCCCGTCGGCTCAGGTCTACGATTACGATGGTGTGCTTGATTTGCATAAGGGCGTTTATAACCGGGTTGTGAGAGATTTCAACCACGGTGAGCCGTTATCACTGAATATCACCACCTGGTCTGACGCGCCTGCCGGTTCTGGCCTCGGGTCTTCATCAACCATGGTAGTTGCAATACTGACGGCTTTTGCAGAGCTGCTGCGTCTTCCCCTCGGAGAATACGATCTCGCTCATCTCGCTTTCGAAATTGAGCGGGAGGATATCGGCTTGCGTGGCGGTGCGCAGGATCAGTACGCGGCAACTTTTGGGGGAGTAAATTTTATGGAGTTCCACGAGCGCAACAGGGTTATCGTGAACCCGCTGCGGGTAAAACAGTGGATCCTTAGCGAGCTCGAAGCGTCATCCGTACTTTACTATACGGGTGTTTCACGCTCCTCCGACATGATTATCGCGCAGCAGATTGAGAGCTATAAATCGGGCACTGGAAAATCGGTAGAGGCAGTGCACCAGCTAAAGCGTGACGCGGTCGCGATGAAAGAGGCTCTCCTGCGTGGAAACATCCGTCGCTTCGGAGAAATCCTCGGCAGCAGTTGGGAGACCAAGCGCAACGTCGCGGATCAAATCAGTAATCCTGAAATTGAGGAAATCATGACAGCAGCCCGTGAGGCTGGTGCATGGGCTGGCAAGGTATCGGGTGCAGGTGGAGGCGGGTATATTGTTTTCATCGTCGACCCGGTCGATCGCGTTCAACTGGTAGGCGCCTTAAACGAGCTGGGAGGAGACGTTGTTTCGTTCCGCTTTGAACCCCACGGAGCATCCGCATGGACAGTCCCGACCTGA
- a CDS encoding TIGR04063 family PEP-CTERM/XrtA system glycosyltransferase produces MHVLHVLDHSIPLQSGYTFRTRAILKEQRALGWRTSQITSPKHNPGENPPAMEEVDGIRFYRCLESRSLVSRLPVLGQWSVIQVLTKRLIEVARELQPDVIHAHSPALNGVAAIRAGQALGIPVVYEVRGFWEDAAVSHGTSSEGGLRYRLTRAMETWVLRRADAVTCICEGILQDLVSRSIPREKITIVPNAVDASRFQPLEKRDPILERELSLEGKKVVAFIGSFYDYEGLDLLVDAMPDLLVARPDIRLLLVGGGQVADAISTRVAELGLSEKVIMTGRVPHETVEGYYSCTDILVYPRKSMRLTELVTPLKPLEAMAQKSMFLASDVGGHKELVRDGVNGTLFRADDRNDLVDCLLRLMEQESRWPSIRAAGREFVENERNWVNSVANLKAVYSRLAPGASL; encoded by the coding sequence ATGCACGTGCTGCATGTACTCGATCATTCTATTCCACTGCAAAGTGGCTACACGTTTCGTACCCGTGCGATTCTCAAAGAACAGCGGGCACTGGGCTGGCGGACTAGTCAGATAACCAGTCCAAAGCATAACCCTGGAGAAAATCCTCCGGCAATGGAGGAGGTCGACGGCATTCGCTTTTACCGTTGCCTGGAATCCCGTAGTCTGGTTTCTCGTCTACCTGTATTGGGGCAATGGTCGGTCATTCAGGTGTTAACCAAGCGCCTGATTGAGGTGGCCCGCGAGCTGCAACCTGATGTTATCCATGCTCACTCGCCGGCCTTGAACGGGGTAGCGGCGATCCGGGCCGGCCAGGCGCTGGGCATTCCCGTGGTGTATGAAGTGCGAGGATTCTGGGAGGATGCCGCGGTTAGCCACGGCACGAGTTCGGAGGGTGGCTTGCGCTATCGACTGACTCGCGCGATGGAGACTTGGGTACTGCGGCGTGCCGATGCGGTGACTTGTATCTGCGAGGGTATACTTCAAGATCTCGTCTCGCGAAGCATTCCCAGGGAGAAGATAACGATCGTGCCCAATGCGGTTGATGCCAGTCGCTTTCAGCCGCTGGAAAAACGGGATCCAATATTGGAGCGGGAGCTCAGTCTCGAAGGTAAGAAAGTGGTTGCATTCATAGGCTCTTTTTACGATTACGAGGGTTTGGATCTTCTCGTTGACGCCATGCCGGATCTGCTGGTGGCGCGGCCGGATATTCGTCTTTTACTGGTTGGCGGTGGTCAGGTCGCGGATGCGATCTCGACCAGGGTGGCTGAACTCGGTTTATCGGAGAAAGTGATCATGACCGGCCGTGTGCCTCACGAGACCGTGGAGGGATATTATTCCTGCACGGACATTCTTGTCTATCCGCGTAAGTCCATGCGCCTGACTGAGTTGGTGACGCCTCTCAAGCCACTTGAGGCTATGGCGCAAAAAAGTATGTTCCTCGCATCCGACGTGGGTGGACACAAGGAGCTTGTCAGAGACGGAGTCAATGGGACGCTATTTCGGGCGGATGACCGAAATGATCTGGTAGACTGCTTGCTCAGGTTGATGGAGCAGGAGAGCCGCTGGCCATCCATTCGCGCTGCGGGAAGGGAATTTGTGGAAAACGAACGTAACTGGGTGAATAGCGTAGCTAACCTTAAGGCGGTATACAGTCGCCTGGCGCCGGGGGCATCCCTGTAA
- a CDS encoding HAD-IIIA family hydrolase, whose amino-acid sequence MESVKQAAILIGGKGTRLGDAVKSTPKPLLEVCGRPFVEHVMLNLRRFGFESFVLLAGHQAKVVQELYHGNSCFEEELGASIEVLVEPSPLGTGGALKFAKDYLHDEFLLLNGDSIFDFNYLDLCNCARENEPLDWLGRIALLPVENATRYGFVELQDATISAFREKPKAARSGLINSGVYWLRKKVLDYIVETPCSLEQAVFPRLVKEGHLIGRTYEGFFIDIGIPEDLAKAREALTERLRKPAAFLDRDGTLNHDDGYTHRIEDFRWIEGARAAIKQLNDAGYLVFIVTNQAGLARGYYDAAAVNTLHQWMQNELARDGAHFDDLRFCPHHPEGSVEGLAILCDCRKPAAGMLNSLIEQWNPLLEHSFMLGDAEKDAEAGEAAGVTGRKIAPLSILADVQALLAHRG is encoded by the coding sequence ATGGAATCTGTGAAACAAGCCGCCATTCTCATTGGCGGCAAGGGAACGCGCCTGGGCGACGCTGTTAAGTCCACGCCCAAGCCTTTACTGGAGGTATGCGGTCGGCCGTTTGTCGAACACGTCATGCTCAATCTCAGGCGTTTCGGCTTTGAATCATTTGTGTTGCTGGCAGGCCACCAGGCAAAAGTCGTTCAGGAGCTCTACCACGGCAACTCCTGTTTCGAGGAGGAACTCGGCGCCTCCATCGAAGTTCTGGTAGAACCCTCTCCCCTAGGCACTGGTGGCGCGCTGAAATTTGCGAAGGATTATCTGCACGACGAGTTTCTCTTGCTAAATGGGGATTCTATTTTCGACTTCAATTATCTGGATCTGTGCAACTGCGCGCGCGAAAACGAGCCTCTCGACTGGCTGGGCCGCATCGCGCTGCTGCCCGTGGAAAATGCAACTCGCTATGGCTTCGTCGAATTGCAGGATGCAACCATTAGCGCGTTCAGGGAGAAACCGAAGGCAGCTCGATCGGGACTGATCAACAGCGGCGTGTACTGGCTCAGAAAAAAGGTATTGGACTATATCGTCGAGACGCCATGCTCGCTGGAACAAGCAGTGTTCCCCAGACTCGTAAAGGAAGGACACCTGATCGGTCGCACCTACGAGGGTTTCTTTATTGATATAGGTATCCCAGAGGACCTGGCTAAAGCACGTGAGGCACTGACTGAGCGTCTGCGGAAACCCGCCGCTTTTCTCGACAGAGACGGAACGCTGAACCACGACGACGGTTACACGCACAGGATTGAAGATTTTCGCTGGATTGAGGGTGCCAGAGCAGCCATCAAGCAATTAAATGATGCCGGGTATCTCGTGTTTATTGTGACCAACCAGGCGGGACTAGCGCGAGGCTATTACGACGCTGCAGCGGTTAATACGCTGCACCAGTGGATGCAGAATGAACTGGCAAGAGACGGTGCACATTTTGACGATTTGCGTTTTTGTCCGCACCACCCCGAGGGAAGTGTCGAAGGACTCGCCATACTTTGTGACTGCCGTAAACCGGCAGCGGGCATGCTGAACAGCCTGATAGAACAGTGGAACCCTCTGCTCGAGCACAGTTTTATGCTGGGTGACGCGGAAAAGGACGCAGAGGCCGGTGAGGCGGCAGGAGTAACGGGAAGAAAAATTGCCCCGCTATCCATCCTCGCAGACGTTCAAGCACTGCTTGCACATAGGGGCTAA